The sequence CCCGCACCCGGCCGCCGCCTGTCGCAGTCTGCGCTCCGCGTCCTGCCCGTAGCGCCGCGCCGGCCCCCGGGCCGCGATCGAGCAGGACCATTCCACGAGCGGTCCGCCGATGATGCCCGCCACCATCAGCAGCACCGGCGGCAGCAGCCTCGGTTCCAGGACCCCGACGATCTGTCCGACCAGCCACAGCCCGCCGAAGATCTGCAGCAGGGTCATGGCCGCCTGGGTCAGCACCGCCGCCGGCCACCACCTGGGCCGCGGCGGTTTGACGCTCGGCACCGCGACCGCCGCCCCCAGGGTCACCGCGATCTCGTCCAGTGCCTCCGGGAGCCGGTCGGCGCCCCGCACCGCGGTCTCGCGGACCGCCTGCGCCCACGGGTCGGGCAGCCCGGACACCGCCTCGTCGGCGACCGCCCGTACGGCCTGCTCCACCCGCTGACGCGCGGTCACCTCCTCCTCGACCGGGGCCTGGGCGACCGCCTGGCCGCGCCCGCCGATCGCCGCGAGGGCGGCCAGGCCCGCCAGGGTGCGCGGCGCGCGGCGGCCCTCGTACCAGCGCCACAGCCGCAGCCACGGCGTCCCGCACGCCTTTCCGGCGTTGCGCCGCCACGCCCGCTCGGCGGCGAGGCCGGCCGCGTACGCCCCGACCGCCTCGGCGAGCCGGTCCTCGAACTCGGCGCGCGCCGCCTCACCGATCTCCGGCCCCGGGTGCCCGTCGGCCACGTACAGGGGGCGCAGGCGGGCGGCCGCCCGGTCGACGTCGGCGGAGATCCGCCGGGTGGCCGCGCCCTTCTCCTGGGTGAACTGTCCGAGGAGTTCGCGCAGTTCCCCGACGCCCTCCCCGGTGAGGGCGGACAGCCCGAGGACGGTGGCGCCGGGCTCGCCGTGCTCGCCGAGGGCGATGCCGTCGTCGTCGAGGAGCCGGCGCAGGTCGTCCAGGACGAGGTCGGCGGCCTCCCCGGGCAGCCGGTCCACCTGGTTGAGGACGACGAAGGTCACCTCCGCGTGCCCGGCGAGCGGCCGCAGGTACCGCTCGTGCAGTACGGCGTCGGCGTACTTCTCCGGGTCCACCACCCACACCACGGCGTCGACCAGCGCCAGTACGCGGTCCACGTGGTCCCGGTGCGCGCCGACCGCGGAGTCCAGGTCGGGCAGGTCGACGAGGACCATCCCGCGCAGCGCCTCCGCCTCCGAGGTCTCGCGGGGCCGGCGGCGCAGCCGTCCCGGGATCTCCAGCCGGTCCAGCAGTCCGGCGGCTCCGTCCGACCAGCTGCACGCGATGGGCGCGGCGGTGGTCGGGCGGCGCAGTCCCATCTCGGAGATCTGCACACCGGCGAGTGAATTGAAGAGAGTGGACTTGCCGCTTCCGGTGGCTCCGGCGATCGCGACGACCGTGTGCTGGGGCGACAGTCCGCGGCGCGCGGCCGCCTCGTCCAGTACCCGTCCGGCCTCGGCGAGGGTCTTTCCGTCGAGCCTGGTCCGGGACAGCCCGACCAGCTGGCGCAGTGCGTCGAGGCGCAGCCGCAGGGCCTGCCCCTCGGGGCTGAGCGGGGGCGCGGTCGACTTGCCGCCGTCGCTGCCGGCGCCGGAGACGGCCCGGACGAGGGCGTCGTCGCCCTCGTCGCCCTCCTCCCCCTCGCACCCGTCCTCGTCCGGATCCCCTGCGACGGCCAGGGGGCGCGAGCGCGCGATGAGTCCGTCGTCCCAGCGGTCGTCGGTGCGGTCGGTCAGGGCGGTCACCGCGTCACCTCTCCTTCTGCAGTACGGACAGCGCGGCAATCAGCTCGGCCTGTGGTTCCGGGGTCACTTCGAGCGCCTCCAGCGGGGCGAGCCGGCGGTCGCGTTCGGCGCGCAGCACCTGGTCGAGGTGGTCGCCGACCAGTTCCCCGCCCCGGTCGCGCAGCCGCAGGGCGGCCTGCGCGCCGATCCGTTCGGCGAGCTTCTCCCCCGCGGGCCGGGCCCGTTTGCCGCCGAGGAGGGCGGCGACGAGCAGGGCGGCGATGCCGTCGGGGTCGGGTGCGGGCTGCCTGTCGCTCCTGGCCACCTCCTCCTCGGCGAGTTCCTCCAGGACCCGTCGCCAGCGGCGTACGGCCACGCCGATGCGCTCCCCCGCCTCCCGGTCGGGCGCGGGCAGCGAGACCGCGCCGGCGGCCGGCTCGCGCCGCCAGGCGTCGGCGATGCGCTCGTCGGCGGCGGCGACGGCGCACTGGAGGAGGGCGGCGAGGGATTCGGCGAGCGAGTCCAGCAGTTCGTCGGCGCTCGTGTCGAGCGGGTAGCCGCGCCACCGGGTCAGTGCGTCCCCGGCCAGTACGGCGCCGTGGTCGAGGCGGCCCCGGACCCGCTTGCCCTCCCGTTTGTACGCGTCCTCGACGGCCGAGGTGAGTCGTACGGCGGCGGCGTGCTGGGCGGCGACGGCGGAGGCGAGCTCCGGCATCCGGCGCGCGAGGGAGTCCAGCGCGCCGAGCGCGGTGCGCCCGACGGCGTACTGCCGGGCGGCGG comes from Streptomyces virginiae and encodes:
- a CDS encoding GTPase → MTALTDRTDDRWDDGLIARSRPLAVAGDPDEDGCEGEEGDEGDDALVRAVSGAGSDGGKSTAPPLSPEGQALRLRLDALRQLVGLSRTRLDGKTLAEAGRVLDEAAARRGLSPQHTVVAIAGATGSGKSTLFNSLAGVQISEMGLRRPTTAAPIACSWSDGAAGLLDRLEIPGRLRRRPRETSEAEALRGMVLVDLPDLDSAVGAHRDHVDRVLALVDAVVWVVDPEKYADAVLHERYLRPLAGHAEVTFVVLNQVDRLPGEAADLVLDDLRRLLDDDGIALGEHGEPGATVLGLSALTGEGVGELRELLGQFTQEKGAATRRISADVDRAAARLRPLYVADGHPGPEIGEAARAEFEDRLAEAVGAYAAGLAAERAWRRNAGKACGTPWLRLWRWYEGRRAPRTLAGLAALAAIGGRGQAVAQAPVEEEVTARQRVEQAVRAVADEAVSGLPDPWAQAVRETAVRGADRLPEALDEIAVTLGAAVAVPSVKPPRPRWWPAAVLTQAAMTLLQIFGGLWLVGQIVGVLEPRLLPPVLLMVAGIIGGPLVEWSCSIAARGPARRYGQDAERRLRQAAAGCGRARVLEPVAAELLRYREVREQYATVAAGGSKLSTTRQ